The DNA window AATTTTTTGCCAGTGTTTCCAGCATCGGGAATGCTTTCTTTGCACCACCACCTCCTGAGATGAGCACATCGCTGTCTCGAATATCATAGGAAAGAGTACGTTGCTTTCTCTCCAAGGGGGTAAGTGAGGAGGTCGATTCAATCTCGCCTTCATAGTGCTGTACAACACTCTTCACCTGTGACTTCAGCTCCCAGGAGAATATTCCTGGCTTGATGCTCAGGATAATTGGCGGATCACTCTTCATTACGATACCTGCCAACATATTCCCTGAGTAGGCTGTGCGCACAAATTCCAAGTCCTCTCCATGCCTTATGACATCGTTTATCTCTGCAACAAGGCCAACACCCAACCGTCTTGCAATTCGGGGAGCAACCATTCTTCCTACCCTTGTACCTGGGATGAGAATGGATTCAAAGGAATGGTGCTCGTGAAGGTCGATGATGATGGCACAGATATGCCGTGCATCTTCCTTGACGATTCCCTCATCCTGGACAAGGATGATGGTATCAAAACCCTCCGGCAGTGCTTCTTGGTCGGATGAGAAGGCAAGAAGCCAAGACTCACTGTTCTTCTCACCATAGATACGTCTATTTACCTCAAGAAGTGCATTGCTCCTCTTTGGGACTTCCGTATCCTGCAGGATCAAGGTTCGCTTCATACTACACAAACCCCCTTTCCTTGAGGTAATCGAATACAAAGTCGATTCCCTCATCGTCAGCTTCGACCACAGTTTTCTCCCGTTTCCGGCTCTTTGCCTCATAGGTGTTGACCACCTTGGTTAAAGAGCCCTCCAAGCCCACATGGGAAGGGTTCAAATCGAGTTCCTTGTTGGTGAGTATGGTTAATTTGTCTGATACATCTCTTTGCAGGTCTGCATAGGAGGGATAGGGGAGCTTGCACGTACTGCTTCTGGAGAGGCTCAACACACCAGGGAGTTGCATCGACCAGGTGGCGGTCTCCCTTTCCCCTTCAACAGAGAATACTGCCAGAGTGTCTGTGGTACGTTCAAGGTCTATCTGATTGACATCAATCATATGATCAAGGCCGAGCATTTCAGCAATCTGGGCAGGAACCTGGGAAGTTGCACCATCGAGCGACCGGCTTCCGCTCAAGAGTACGTCAAACGCTTGGCTCTTGAGATACGAGCCCAATACCTCACTGGTTGCATAGGTGTCACTCCCGGCAAAGAGTGGGTCGGAGATCAGAATACCCCGGTCCACTGGAAGCCTGAGCAGGTCGTGCATATGAGGGATTACCGAAGTGGGTGCCATCGAGACCACTTGGAGATGGGATTCAGGGTGCTTCTCCTTTACCTTGAAGGCAAAGGAGAGAGCGCACACATCATCCGGATTCAACACCATCCTGGTGTGGTTCCTTATCATGCTACTGGCCTCATAGTCATAGCCGAACCCTGTAATGTCTGGGACGAATTTAACCAAGCATATGATGTTCATAGTGACACCAGATTATTGGTACTTCTTACCTTCTTCCTGTGGGAAGATGGTACCAAAGTTCATGATGCCGTTGGGATCAAATGCCTCTTTCAGTTTCTCCAGCATATAGTAGGCTGAACCATGCTCCTGTTCGGTCCATTCATTGCGGAATTTGCCAATTCCATGATGGTGACACATTGACCCGCCAAGCTTGAGAGTTTCCTCGACAATGATCCGTTGCATTGGGTGGTGGTATACACGCATTTCATCCTCTGGTGCACAATGGATATCGTAGTTGTACACGAAGTACATGTTGGTTCCGTTGATGTAGCTATGGGAAGAGTGACCACCAAGCATGGTCAGATCA is part of the uncultured Sphaerochaeta sp. genome and encodes:
- a CDS encoding electron transfer flavoprotein subunit alpha/FixB family protein — encoded protein: MKRTLILQDTEVPKRSNALLEVNRRIYGEKNSESWLLAFSSDQEALPEGFDTIILVQDEGIVKEDARHICAIIIDLHEHHSFESILIPGTRVGRMVAPRIARRLGVGLVAEINDVIRHGEDLEFVRTAYSGNMLAGIVMKSDPPIILSIKPGIFSWELKSQVKSVVQHYEGEIESTSSLTPLERKQRTLSYDIRDSDVLISGGGGAKKAFPMLETLAKNLGGEVSASRKLVDQGIANRSIQVGQSGKIVSPRLYIAIGIDGAIQHVEGLQNVETILSVNISPDAPICSISDVVVVGEAKTFIEKLLQKIALYSEQTTFDQSTEDKGESE
- a CDS encoding electron transfer flavoprotein subunit beta/FixA family protein, producing MNIICLVKFVPDITGFGYDYEASSMIRNHTRMVLNPDDVCALSFAFKVKEKHPESHLQVVSMAPTSVIPHMHDLLRLPVDRGILISDPLFAGSDTYATSEVLGSYLKSQAFDVLLSGSRSLDGATSQVPAQIAEMLGLDHMIDVNQIDLERTTDTLAVFSVEGERETATWSMQLPGVLSLSRSSTCKLPYPSYADLQRDVSDKLTILTNKELDLNPSHVGLEGSLTKVVNTYEAKSRKREKTVVEADDEGIDFVFDYLKERGFV